The sequence below is a genomic window from uncultured Fibrobacter sp..
CACGTCGCGCACTTTGGCGGCGACTCCGTCCTTTACCGAGGTGAGCGCTCCGCGTTCGTTCCCCCACATCGAAAGGGCGCTTGCGTACACGTGCGCAATTTCCTTGTTCTTAGGGAACTGCATATAGGCGGTTTCGCTGATGGCCTTCAGGCTATCCAGCTTTGCCTTTCGCTGGTGCGTTTCGAAATGGACGAACCTGAACGAGAAAAAAAGACTTTTTACGTAGCCTTCGGTGGCGCGTTCCCAAACGGTGCTGTCGCTCATGGCCTTTAGATAGTGGTCGATCATGAGCCTTGCGTTTTTGGGGTCCGCCTTGTCGCCCTTAGCGCGTTCTGCTCGGGCCGCATAACAGGAATCCGCAATACGAAGGTCTTCGTTTGCGTACCCCAGAGCCCCAGCCGCTAAAAGAAACAGCGTGGCAAAAAAATGCTTCATCGATCCTCTTGCAGGAATTTTACACTTTCCAGCTTTGCAAGACCTTGTTCACGTGCGCGATTTGCGACTTTTCGTCTTCGGTGCCGTGGTAGGTCTTGAACAAAAGATAGCGATATTCCATCAGGGCGGTTCGAATAAGAACCTTATCTTCTTGCTTTAGCATACTTTTGTGTCCTCCTAAAATTAAAATGCGGTCTACTTTCCCTTGCCCTTGCCGGAGAAATAGTCCTGCTGGCGCGTAATACCGAGAACGGCGTGCCAGAGGACTCCGTTCGGGTTGATCTTCTTGCGTTCGCTCACGGCGTATTCGATAGGCACGTGCGAAAAGGCGTTGTTCATGCTCCCCACGACCATGTCGGTCTTTCCGGCCATGCCTGCGTGTACGGCGGCTTCGGCGAGCTGGAAACAGAAAATGGCGTCGGTGCCCTTGGCGGGAATGCTTCTCACCATGTAGCTCGGGTCGAAATACTTGATGTTGATTTCTTTTCCGACCTTGTCGAAATGTTCCTTGATCTTTCTTGTCAGGAATTCACCGATATCGTTCTTCAGGATGTTGCCGCTTGCATCCCTGCGTTCGGGCTGATCCTTGAAAAGTTCCTGTCCGGCGCCTTCGGCGACGACGATGACGGCATGCGTCTTTCCGCTGCCGTAGCGGCTTTCGAGCGCCTTGAAAAGTCCGTCGAGCGTAAAGGGAACTTCGGGGACCAGGCAGATGTTCACGACCGTCGTGGCAAGTGCCGCGTAGGCGGCGATAAAGCCCGAGTCGCGGCCCATGAGTTTCACGAGTCCAAGTCCGTTAAAGGCGCCGTTCGCTTCGTTGTGGGCGCTGGTAATCACGTCGGTTGCGGAGAGCACTGCGGTCTCGAAACCGAAGGTGCGGTCAATCAGGTTCAGGTCGTTGTCGATCGTCTTCGGAATTCCGATGACCGAAATCGGCTGGTGGCGTTTCTTGATTTCTTCGGCGATGTCGTGGGCGCCGCGAAGCGTTCCGTCGCCACCGATGCAGAACAGTACGTTAATGTTCAGGCGCATCAGGGTGTCCACCATGACTTTCGCGTCCTGGTTTCCGCGGGAGCTTCCGAGAATCGTGCCGCCGTCTTCCTGGATGGCGTCCACTACGTCCGGATCCAGAATGATGGGGGAGTATCCGTAGGCGGGGTTCAGTCCGCGGTAGCCGTAGGGAATGCCGAAAATGTTTCGGACGCCGTAGTCGAACCACAGCACCTGTACAAGACCCTTGATCACGTTGTTCAGGCCGGGGCAGAGGCCTCCGCAGGTCACGATGCCTGCACGCGTCCAGGCGGGGTCATGGAAAATGGTTTCACGAGGGCCGGCCGCTTCCAGCGACGGAATCTCAATACCCTGTTCCTGGAACGCCTTGATGCGGTCGATGTCAGCGGTGAGGCTTACTCGGTCGCTTTCGGCGACAAACGGGACTCCCTTCATCGGGGACTTGAGGGTTCCTGTTCCCACGGATTCGATAGAAAGGTCGAATTTTTCCGGGTTGTTCAGAATGTCTTCTTGAGTCATAACGTGCTCCTCGTTTATGCCCTTGATTTTAATCTAGGCACTTCAAAAATACTAAAAAATGGGACAAAGGGGTTGGACATTTTATTTAGAAAAATGTTACTTAAAACGCCCCGGACTTAAATCCAGGGCAACTTTTACAAAGCATGTTAAATGTCCAGCGGCGGGAAGTGTATCTTGGTCCTGAGTCCCGGGCCTGCGTTTTCGATTTCGATTTTCATGTTGGTGAGCGTACAGAGCTTTTTCACCATCGAAAGGCCGATGCCGGTGCCGCTCGTCGAACGGGTCATCTCGTTTTCGACGCGGTAGAATTCCTGGAAAACTTTCTTCATTTCGGATGCGGGGATGCCCGGCCCGTAGTCGCGTACCGCGAGGTACATGTCGCCGTTGTTGATTCTAAGCTCGATGCTTATCATCTTGTAGCTGGCGCTTTTCGAGAACTTGAGCGAGTTGTCCACCAGGTTCATCAAAATCTGCATCACGGCGTCGCGGTCAATCAGGATAGATACGTTGTCTGCATCGGTATCGGTCGACACGGTAAGCTCGAATCCCTGCTTTTCGATGTTTCTGCTGTAGGTCGCGATAAAGTCGTCGAGGACTGCCTTGGGGCGTTCCTTGCGGAGTTGGACGTTCCAGCGGTTTCCATCGAGCTTGGAAAGGTTCAGCACGTTCTGGATGAGTCGCGAAAGCCTGTCCGCCTCGCTTGCGATCTGGCCGTAGTAGCGCTGCTTCTTTTCTTCACTGGCCACCCAGGAATTCTGCAACATTTCGGCATACATCTTGATTGCGGTCAGCGGAGTCTTCAGTTCGTGCGTAATGGCGGACACGAAATCCTGTCGCTTGGAGGCGAGCGCCACCTTGCTCTGCGTAAAACGGTAAATGGTGATGAGGCATGCGGCGATAACGATAAGCAATATAAAGCCGATAAAGAGGATGGTGAGCCCCGCGGTATTTGCCGTCTTGCTGGAATACATGACGAACGTAATTTTTTCGTAGG
It includes:
- a CDS encoding ATP-dependent 6-phosphofructokinase, with product MTQEDILNNPEKFDLSIESVGTGTLKSPMKGVPFVAESDRVSLTADIDRIKAFQEQGIEIPSLEAAGPRETIFHDPAWTRAGIVTCGGLCPGLNNVIKGLVQVLWFDYGVRNIFGIPYGYRGLNPAYGYSPIILDPDVVDAIQEDGGTILGSSRGNQDAKVMVDTLMRLNINVLFCIGGDGTLRGAHDIAEEIKKRHQPISVIGIPKTIDNDLNLIDRTFGFETAVLSATDVITSAHNEANGAFNGLGLVKLMGRDSGFIAAYAALATTVVNICLVPEVPFTLDGLFKALESRYGSGKTHAVIVVAEGAGQELFKDQPERRDASGNILKNDIGEFLTRKIKEHFDKVGKEINIKYFDPSYMVRSIPAKGTDAIFCFQLAEAAVHAGMAGKTDMVVGSMNNAFSHVPIEYAVSERKKINPNGVLWHAVLGITRQQDYFSGKGKGK